One part of the Arabidopsis thaliana chromosome 1 sequence genome encodes these proteins:
- a CDS encoding NADH-ubiquinone oxidoreductase chain (unknown protein; BEST Arabidopsis thaliana protein match is: unknown protein (TAIR:AT1G20460.1); Has 37 Blast hits to 37 proteins in 11 species: Archae - 0; Bacteria - 0; Metazoa - 0; Fungi - 0; Plants - 37; Viruses - 0; Other Eukaryotes - 0 (source: NCBI BLink).): MITRSNLAEQLREYQIRSKHDWASVSFFSSTSNFSSSRVDVVVFVIWELVMLALVVFSAVSLYFRRLQLAFILLCVTLLLLLCMKITKQVRHARKKKRRMLLPLSM, encoded by the exons ATGATAACAAGATCGAATCTAGCAGAACAGCTCAGGGAATATCAGATTAGATCAAAGCATGATTGGGCCTccgtttctttcttctcttccaccTCCAATTTCTCTTCCTCCAG GGTTGATGTTGTAGTCTTTGTCATATGGGAACTAGTGATGTTAGCACTCGTGGTGTTTTCAGCTGTATCCTTGTACTTCAGGCGGTTGCAACTTGCTTTTATCCTGCTTTGTGTCACCTTACTATTACTCCTCTGTATGAAAATCACAAAGCAAGTGAGACATGctaggaagaagaagcgaaggatgcttcttcctctctctatGTAA
- a CDS encoding NADH dehydrogenase ubiquinone 1 beta subcomplex subunit (unknown protein; Has 96 Blast hits to 96 proteins in 48 species: Archae - 0; Bacteria - 0; Metazoa - 0; Fungi - 47; Plants - 38; Viruses - 0; Other Eukaryotes - 11 (source: NCBI BLink).), which yields MGGGGHGGGITYKGVTVHTPKTWHTVTGKGLCAVMWFWILYRAKQDGPVVMGWRHPWDGHGDHGHGDHH from the exons ATGGGTGGAGGAGGACATGGCGGAGGTATAACTTACAAGGGAGTCACTGTCCACACTCCCAAGACTTGGCACACCGTCACCGGAAAAGGCTTGTGCGCCGTTATGTG GTTCTGGATTCTGTACAGGGCAAAGCAAGATGGTCCTGTAGTTATG GGATGGAGGCACCCTTGGGATGGTCATGGTGATCACGGTCACGGAGATCATCACTAG
- a CDS encoding SAUR-like auxin-responsive protein family (SAUR-like auxin-responsive protein family; CONTAINS InterPro DOMAIN/s: Auxin responsive SAUR protein (InterPro:IPR003676); BEST Arabidopsis thaliana protein match is: SAUR-like auxin-responsive protein family (TAIR:AT1G20470.1); Has 1296 Blast hits to 1280 proteins in 26 species: Archae - 0; Bacteria - 0; Metazoa - 0; Fungi - 0; Plants - 1295; Viruses - 0; Other Eukaryotes - 1 (source: NCBI BLink).): MKKLNSKGIRLSELMEKWRRRKKGHFAVYTNEGKRFVLPLDYLNHPMLQVLLQMAEDEFGTTIDGPLKVPCDGSLMDHIIMLVRRSMSHDYDDVEKSSTSSTCKGASISSLFRGQSQLQSLVS; encoded by the coding sequence atgaagaaACTAAATTCTAAAGGGATTAGACTCTCCGAATTGATggagaaatggagaagaaggaagaaagggCACTTCGCTGTGTACACGAACGAAGGGAAGAGATTCGTTTTACCATTGGATTATCTGAATCATCCGATGTTACAGGTGCTATTGCAAATGGCTGAGGATGAGTTTGGGACTACCATTGATGGTCCTTTAAAAGTTCCTTGCGATGGAAGTTTAATGGATCACATCATCATGCTTGTGAGAAGGAGCATGTCCcatgattatgatgatgtgGAGAAGTCTTCCACGAGCAGCACCTGCAAGGGAgcttcaatctcttctctctttcgtGGACAGAGCCAGCTTCAGTCATTAGTTTCCTAA